Proteins from a genomic interval of Desulfurobacterium sp. TC5-1:
- the pheS gene encoding phenylalanine--tRNA ligase subunit alpha: MNLETLEKLKSKFIEELSKIENLKSLDELRVKYIGRKGEVTSLLKRIPELPPEERKSFGKACNELKKEVETLLQNRIKELKAREKEEKLKKEFIDITLPGRRIPSGALHPITKTLSEITKIFTSMGFAIASGPEIETDFYNFEALNIPKGHPAREMQDTFYIKEEVVLRTHTSPVQIRVMESTNPPIQIIAPGKVYRKDADLTHTPMFHQVEGLMVDTSVTFADLKGVLELFLREFFGSETKVRFRPSFFPFTEPSAEVDIGCVICGGKGCKVCKGTGWLEVLGCGMVDPAVFKAVNIDPEIYQGFAFGMGVERLTMLKYGIDDLRLFFENDLRFIKQFKGLEV; this comes from the coding sequence ATGAACCTTGAAACACTCGAAAAACTCAAATCAAAATTCATAGAAGAACTTTCAAAAATAGAAAATCTCAAAAGCCTTGACGAACTTAGAGTAAAATACATCGGAAGGAAAGGAGAAGTTACATCGCTCCTCAAAAGAATTCCGGAACTGCCACCGGAAGAGAGAAAATCTTTTGGAAAAGCATGCAACGAACTCAAAAAAGAAGTTGAAACGCTATTGCAAAACCGCATAAAAGAACTAAAAGCAAGAGAGAAAGAGGAAAAACTCAAAAAGGAATTTATAGATATAACACTCCCTGGAAGAAGAATCCCCTCTGGAGCACTTCACCCAATAACAAAAACCTTATCAGAAATAACAAAAATATTTACATCTATGGGATTTGCTATCGCAAGCGGTCCAGAAATAGAAACAGACTTTTACAACTTTGAAGCTCTCAATATACCTAAAGGACATCCTGCAAGAGAGATGCAGGACACCTTCTACATAAAAGAAGAGGTGGTTTTAAGAACCCACACATCACCTGTGCAAATTAGAGTCATGGAATCAACAAATCCTCCAATTCAGATAATAGCACCCGGTAAGGTTTATAGAAAAGACGCAGACCTTACACACACCCCCATGTTCCATCAGGTTGAAGGACTTATGGTTGATACATCAGTAACATTTGCAGACCTAAAAGGTGTTCTTGAACTTTTCTTGAGAGAATTCTTCGGTTCTGAAACAAAAGTTAGATTTAGACCAAGCTTCTTTCCATTTACAGAACCAAGTGCCGAAGTGGATATTGGCTGTGTAATATGCGGTGGCAAAGGCTGTAAAGTATGTAAAGGAACAGGGTGGCTTGAAGTCCTTGGCTGTGGAATGGTCGACCCTGCAGTGTTCAAGGCAGTAAACATCGATCCCGAAATTTACCAGGGATTCGCCTTTGGAATGGGCGTTGAAAGACTTACAATGCTCAAATACGGAATAGACGATTTAAGACTTTTCTTTGAAAACGACTTAAGATTCATAAAACAGTTCAAAGGGTTGGAAGTATGA
- the rplT gene encoding 50S ribosomal protein L20, giving the protein MRVKTSPRRYRRKKLKKLTKGYFGAKHKLYRTMKIQVMKSLFYAYRHRRERKREFRRLWIARINAAVRQFGLNYSRFINGLKKAGIELDRKVLADIAVRDPEGFKALVEKVKAAL; this is encoded by the coding sequence ATGAGAGTAAAGACAAGCCCAAGAAGGTACAGAAGGAAAAAGCTCAAAAAGCTCACGAAAGGGTACTTCGGTGCCAAGCACAAGCTTTACAGAACAATGAAAATCCAGGTAATGAAATCTCTCTTTTACGCTTACAGACACAGGAGAGAAAGAAAGAGAGAATTTAGAAGACTCTGGATTGCAAGAATTAACGCAGCAGTCAGACAGTTTGGTCTAAACTACAGCAGATTCATCAACGGTCTTAAAAAAGCCGGCATAGAACTTGATAGAAAGGTACTTGCAGACATCGCAGTTAGGGACCCGGAAGGATTTAAGGCTCTTGTTGAAAAAGTTAAAGCAGCTCTTTAA